A window of the Radiobacillus deserti genome harbors these coding sequences:
- the secDF gene encoding protein translocase subunit SecDF yields the protein MVKRGRIVAFFLVVLLFAGTIGATITGITKDIKLGLDLQGGFEILYQVKPLEGDQEKVTMEMLEATTQALRERVDVLGVNEPSFNIEEPDRIRVQLAGVDDQSEARELLATTATLSFRGVDDKEYMDGSDIVEGSAQQDFDPNTKQPIVTLELKDASKFAEVTRKISQKTPPNNRLVIWMDYEKGDSFEAESQKAEPKYISAPSVTQVLNTKNVQINGDFTVESAKRLADILNAGSLPTKLIEKYSTSVGAQFGMQAMDKTIFAGILGVALIFLFMIVYYRLPGIVATITLSIYIYLILAVFEWMNGVLTLPGIAAIILGVGMAVDANIITYERIKEELKAGKSVVAAFKAGNKNSLSTILDANITTIIAAIVLFIFGTSSVKGFATLLIISILVSFITAVFGSRLFLGLWVNSKFLNKKPGWFGVKEKDIKDKADKSEVEARIFGKKLDLVHHRKKFFLLSGVLILAGIIFLATMRLNLGIDFTAGSRVEILSENTVEIEDVESELSSIGVDAEKVVLAGENNEIAVARFDKVLTQDQVADIKAMFEEKYGNEPNISTVSPVVGKELAKNAALAVLYASIGIIIYVTIRFEFYYALAAIIALLHDSFFILAMFSITRLEFDITIIAAILTIVGYSINDTIVTFDRIRENVKNKKRVKSFKELAEIVNKSLLQTMGRSINTVLTVVFAAVMLLIFGASSITNFSFALVVGLIAGTYSSVFIAAQLWLVMRGRNIKEKPIVYTEKKQTGGPQV from the coding sequence ATGGTTAAAAGAGGGAGAATTGTTGCCTTTTTTCTAGTTGTTTTATTATTTGCTGGAACAATTGGAGCAACAATTACCGGAATTACGAAGGATATTAAACTAGGTCTTGATTTACAAGGTGGATTTGAAATTCTGTATCAGGTTAAACCACTTGAAGGTGATCAAGAAAAAGTAACGATGGAAATGTTAGAGGCTACTACTCAGGCGTTGCGAGAGAGAGTAGACGTTTTAGGTGTTAATGAGCCAAGCTTTAACATTGAAGAACCAGATCGTATTCGTGTACAACTCGCAGGGGTTGACGATCAATCCGAAGCAAGGGAACTACTAGCAACAACCGCGACTCTTTCCTTCAGAGGAGTCGATGATAAAGAATATATGGATGGTTCCGATATTGTGGAAGGAAGTGCTCAGCAAGACTTCGATCCAAATACGAAGCAACCGATTGTAACATTAGAATTAAAAGATGCTTCTAAGTTTGCTGAAGTGACTAGAAAGATTTCTCAAAAAACACCACCAAATAACCGTCTCGTTATTTGGATGGACTATGAGAAAGGAGACTCCTTTGAAGCGGAATCTCAAAAGGCTGAGCCTAAATATATTTCAGCTCCGTCTGTTACGCAAGTATTAAATACGAAAAACGTACAAATAAATGGTGATTTCACAGTTGAGTCTGCAAAACGCTTAGCAGATATATTAAATGCAGGCTCTTTACCTACGAAGCTGATTGAAAAGTATTCCACATCCGTTGGTGCACAGTTCGGAATGCAAGCGATGGATAAGACGATTTTTGCGGGAATATTAGGTGTAGCACTTATCTTCTTATTCATGATCGTCTATTATCGATTACCAGGAATCGTAGCAACGATCACGCTGTCTATTTATATCTACCTTATATTAGCCGTGTTCGAATGGATGAATGGTGTTCTTACATTACCAGGTATAGCCGCGATTATTTTAGGTGTTGGGATGGCTGTAGATGCTAATATCATCACCTATGAGCGAATTAAGGAAGAGTTAAAGGCTGGAAAATCAGTCGTAGCTGCCTTTAAAGCTGGAAACAAAAACTCCCTGTCTACTATTTTAGATGCAAATATTACAACAATTATTGCAGCAATTGTGTTATTTATTTTTGGTACAAGCTCTGTAAAAGGGTTTGCTACATTACTAATTATCAGTATTTTAGTCAGCTTCATAACCGCTGTGTTTGGATCTAGACTATTCCTAGGCCTTTGGGTCAACAGTAAATTCTTAAACAAAAAGCCAGGTTGGTTTGGAGTTAAGGAAAAAGACATTAAGGATAAAGCGGATAAATCAGAAGTAGAAGCGAGGATATTTGGTAAAAAGCTAGATCTTGTTCATCACCGTAAAAAGTTCTTTCTTTTATCCGGCGTACTTATCCTTGCTGGTATTATTTTCTTGGCAACAATGCGATTAAATCTTGGAATTGATTTTACAGCCGGTTCCCGTGTAGAGATATTATCGGAGAATACAGTCGAGATAGAGGATGTAGAATCGGAATTATCCTCCATCGGAGTCGATGCAGAAAAAGTAGTGTTGGCTGGGGAAAACAACGAAATTGCGGTTGCACGGTTTGATAAAGTATTAACTCAAGACCAGGTGGCAGATATTAAAGCGATGTTTGAAGAAAAATATGGAAATGAACCTAATATTAGTACGGTTTCTCCAGTTGTTGGGAAAGAGCTCGCAAAAAATGCAGCTTTAGCTGTTCTTTATGCTTCCATAGGGATCATTATCTATGTAACAATTCGATTTGAGTTCTATTATGCGTTGGCAGCAATCATTGCACTCTTGCATGATTCCTTCTTTATTCTCGCGATGTTTAGTATCACGAGATTAGAATTTGATATTACGATTATTGCAGCGATCCTAACGATAGTCGGTTATTCGATAAACGACACCATCGTTACGTTTGATCGTATTCGTGAAAACGTCAAAAATAAGAAGCGTGTAAAATCGTTTAAAGAGCTAGCTGAAATAGTAAATAAAAGCTTACTTCAAACGATGGGACGAAGCATTAATACCGTTTTAACGGTTGTGTTTGCAGCTGTAATGCTATTGATATTCGGTGCTTCATCGATTACAAACTTCTCGTTCGCACTAGTAGTTGGACTGATTGCCGGTACATATTCCTCTGTATTCATTGCAGCTCAACTGTGGCTTGTAATGAGAGGTAGAAATATTAAAGAAAAACCTATTGTATATACTGAGAAAAAACAAACTGGTGGTCCACAAGTATAA
- a CDS encoding post-transcriptional regulator, translating into MSTIKTIDEWKSSLLPVLDSKVNEFHLMGYSRASREDVWKCLSKKVWKGNPEKRLHEVVGDILHLSSAVYMSYLTVEAYQEDEGLLESIAALTRPTQ; encoded by the coding sequence ATGAGTACAATAAAAACAATTGACGAGTGGAAATCGAGTCTTTTACCAGTATTAGATAGTAAAGTGAATGAGTTTCATCTTATGGGGTATTCTCGTGCTTCACGAGAGGATGTTTGGAAATGCTTGTCCAAAAAAGTTTGGAAGGGTAACCCAGAAAAGAGGTTGCATGAAGTGGTTGGAGATATTCTGCATTTAAGCTCTGCCGTATATATGAGCTACCTTACAGTGGAAGCCTATCAGGAGGATGAAGGCCTTTTGGAATCCATTGCTGCTTTAACCCGACCAACTCAATAG
- the spoVB gene encoding stage V sporulation protein B, producing MTKQTFLQGTLILILAGMITRFLGFINRIIVARLMGEEGIGLYMMALPTLFLVYTISQIGLPIAISKRVAEAEAKGDLVKVKKILVTSLVVTGTLSIIFFVGLIFFAPIVAHHFLTDERTLYPLLAISPMVPISAISGVLRGYFQGRQNMIPQSYAQVIEQIIRISCVALLVKLFLPYGVEFAAAGAMVSVIIGEFIALLFMMRMFKLKKRIKIRSKFMTYLKSGKETLKELLSIALPSTGSRLVGSFSNFMEPIVVSQSLAIAGVQTAIATQQYGLLTGYAIPLLYLPTFITHSLAVALVPNISEAEAHQNIKLIHYRIHQAIRISFSSGALSTIILILFSVPILHFMYGNSDASRMLVLMAPFFILLYVSYPLNATLQALDHAKAAMWNNIIGSFVKFAVMVVLATNPDFGIMGVAISLVVGVVLVSLLHLFTLIKVISYKFPLLDIVKMVTLLGLTFWAGTLLTNMFPGYETNLLTFIFVLVVLSGIYIVFLFLLRFITKDELVQIPFLNRFVS from the coding sequence ATGACCAAGCAAACTTTTTTGCAAGGAACCCTTATCCTTATTTTAGCAGGGATGATTACCCGATTCTTAGGCTTTATAAATAGAATCATTGTAGCCCGCTTAATGGGCGAGGAAGGTATCGGCTTATACATGATGGCACTACCTACCCTCTTTTTAGTTTATACCATTTCTCAAATCGGGCTGCCTATAGCAATATCAAAGCGTGTTGCAGAGGCTGAGGCGAAAGGTGATTTAGTAAAAGTAAAAAAAATTCTCGTCACTTCTCTAGTCGTAACAGGGACGCTAAGTATTATATTTTTCGTGGGGCTCATCTTTTTTGCTCCAATCGTTGCTCACCATTTCTTAACGGACGAGCGTACCTTGTATCCACTATTAGCCATAAGTCCAATGGTACCGATTAGTGCTATCTCTGGTGTGCTCCGTGGGTATTTCCAAGGTAGACAAAACATGATTCCACAAAGCTATGCACAAGTTATTGAACAAATTATAAGAATTTCATGTGTGGCCTTACTTGTGAAATTATTCTTACCTTATGGAGTTGAATTCGCTGCTGCCGGGGCAATGGTTTCAGTTATTATTGGTGAATTTATTGCCTTACTATTTATGATGAGAATGTTCAAACTAAAAAAACGGATCAAAATTCGAAGTAAATTTATGACCTACTTAAAATCAGGAAAGGAAACTCTGAAAGAATTGCTGTCTATCGCATTACCTAGTACAGGCAGTCGATTAGTTGGTTCTTTTTCGAATTTCATGGAACCTATCGTCGTATCTCAAAGTCTTGCTATTGCTGGCGTACAAACCGCTATTGCAACACAGCAATATGGACTGTTAACGGGATATGCGATTCCATTGCTGTATCTGCCAACGTTCATTACTCATTCCCTAGCCGTAGCCTTAGTACCTAATATTAGTGAGGCAGAAGCACACCAAAACATAAAACTTATTCATTATCGAATCCATCAAGCTATCCGGATTTCTTTTTCGTCCGGGGCCTTATCTACCATTATCTTAATATTGTTTTCGGTTCCGATCCTACATTTTATGTATGGAAACAGTGATGCCAGCCGTATGCTCGTATTAATGGCACCGTTTTTCATCTTACTCTATGTATCCTATCCGTTGAATGCCACCTTACAAGCATTGGATCATGCGAAGGCAGCCATGTGGAATAACATTATTGGGAGCTTTGTGAAATTTGCGGTTATGGTAGTATTAGCAACAAATCCAGACTTCGGAATTATGGGAGTAGCCATTTCACTCGTAGTTGGGGTCGTGTTAGTTTCTCTACTCCATTTGTTCACACTTATAAAAGTGATTTCATATAAATTTCCTCTACTAGATATTGTAAAAATGGTCACCTTGTTAGGTTTAACATTCTGGGCTGGAACTCTTTTGACAAACATGTTCCCAGGTTATGAAACAAACTTACTTACCTTTATATTTGTTTTAGTAGTTTTGAGCGGGATTTATATTGTATTCTTGTTTTTGCTTCGTTTTATAACAAAGGACGAACTAGTCCAGATCCCTTTTCTTAATCGTTTTGTATCCTAA
- a CDS encoding DUF421 domain-containing protein produces MRFMGKREIGELSILDIVVFMMIAEMAVFAVEDPSETFMHALLPMGTLFIIQRTTAYLSLKNTKFRAWFDGKPSVIISKGKIDEDEMRKQRYNFNDLMQQLRENGTRNIQDVEFAILETSGKLSVFEKSKKGIEPISPDNFVVPLVVDGNIRKDSLDKINKTEEWLLENLEKRGHSNISDISFCSLDSEDRWYIDIKDEIK; encoded by the coding sequence ATGCGTTTTATGGGAAAGCGAGAGATTGGGGAATTAAGTATCCTGGATATAGTTGTCTTTATGATGATTGCAGAGATGGCTGTTTTTGCTGTGGAAGATCCTTCTGAGACATTTATGCATGCTTTGTTGCCTATGGGAACCCTTTTCATTATTCAACGAACGACAGCTTATTTATCTCTTAAAAACACAAAATTTCGTGCATGGTTTGACGGAAAACCATCGGTGATTATTTCCAAAGGGAAAATAGATGAAGACGAAATGCGAAAGCAACGTTATAACTTTAACGACTTGATGCAGCAGCTTAGGGAAAATGGTACAAGGAACATTCAAGATGTAGAATTTGCTATTTTGGAAACATCGGGAAAGCTATCCGTATTTGAAAAGTCTAAAAAGGGGATCGAACCTATTTCTCCAGATAATTTTGTGGTACCACTTGTTGTCGATGGTAACATTCGCAAGGATTCCTTAGACAAAATAAATAAGACAGAAGAATGGTTACTCGAAAACTTGGAAAAGCGAGGGCATTCGAACATTTCGGATATCTCGTTTTGCTCCCTAGATTCCGAGGACCGGTGGTATATAGATATCAAGGATGAAATAAAGTAG
- a CDS encoding ArsB/NhaD family transporter: MQERGQRMSTTIAILIFLISYFFIMTEKINRALVALSGGALLLLLNIYEWEDAFVDFIDWKTIALLFSMMVLVSITKKTGLFEYIAITFAQKVRGEPTSLLIGAGILTAIGSALLDNVTTVLLFVPIILTLTKLLQLPAFPYLLTIIFSANIGGTATLIGDPPNIMIGQAVDHLTFVSFLTNLGPVVLIIFTCMITSVVFLFRKKLTYSKGHVRELMKMNGEEYLKKTPMLYQSITVLLLTIIGFILHPIIHIDLTTIAVSGALLLLLLTEKEAGTEKVLQEVEWITLFFFIGLFMLVGGLEKVGVIDELAKGVMWLTEGDLPKTALLILWVSGIFSGIVDNIPFVAAMIPVIREFQSYGMANLDPLWWSLALGACLGGNGTLVGASANVVVAGLAEGSNQRIPFIRFLLYGIPLVLLSLIITTVYIYVRYLIPFQQTL, translated from the coding sequence ATGCAGGAGAGGGGACAGAGAATGTCGACAACCATTGCAATCTTGATTTTTTTAATCAGTTATTTTTTTATCATGACCGAAAAAATCAATCGAGCTCTCGTTGCCTTGTCGGGTGGAGCGCTATTGCTCTTATTAAATATATATGAATGGGAAGATGCCTTCGTAGATTTTATCGATTGGAAGACGATTGCTCTTTTATTTTCCATGATGGTTCTTGTATCCATAACGAAAAAAACCGGTCTATTTGAGTATATTGCGATTACATTTGCGCAAAAAGTTAGAGGTGAGCCAACTTCATTACTAATTGGGGCAGGGATTTTAACGGCAATTGGTTCTGCTTTGTTGGACAATGTGACGACTGTTTTACTTTTTGTTCCCATCATCTTGACGTTAACGAAGTTGTTGCAGTTACCTGCATTTCCCTACTTACTTACCATTATTTTTAGTGCCAACATTGGAGGAACCGCAACCCTGATTGGCGATCCACCTAACATTATGATTGGGCAAGCTGTAGACCATTTAACGTTTGTATCTTTTTTAACGAATCTGGGCCCAGTTGTCCTGATTATATTTACTTGTATGATTACTTCTGTTGTATTTTTGTTTCGGAAAAAATTAACGTATAGCAAGGGTCACGTTCGGGAGTTAATGAAGATGAATGGGGAAGAATACTTAAAAAAAACCCCGATGTTATATCAGTCCATAACGGTATTACTTCTCACCATCATTGGGTTTATTCTACATCCGATAATTCATATTGATTTGACGACAATCGCGGTAAGCGGTGCTTTGCTTTTGTTGTTATTGACAGAAAAGGAAGCGGGCACAGAAAAGGTATTACAAGAAGTAGAGTGGATTACGCTCTTCTTCTTTATTGGATTGTTTATGTTAGTTGGTGGCTTAGAAAAGGTTGGGGTCATTGATGAGCTTGCAAAAGGGGTAATGTGGCTAACAGAAGGGGACTTGCCTAAAACGGCATTACTCATATTATGGGTATCTGGTATCTTTTCCGGTATTGTGGACAATATTCCTTTTGTGGCTGCTATGATTCCGGTTATTAGAGAATTTCAATCCTATGGAATGGCTAACTTGGATCCGTTATGGTGGTCGTTAGCATTAGGGGCTTGTCTAGGTGGAAATGGGACATTAGTTGGCGCATCGGCTAATGTGGTGGTAGCAGGACTGGCAGAAGGATCGAATCAACGAATCCCATTTATTCGTTTTCTTTTGTACGGAATTCCACTCGTATTACTTTCGTTAATTATCACAACCGTCTATATTTATGTTCGTTATTTAATCCCTTTTCAACAAACCTTATAA
- a CDS encoding TIGR04086 family membrane protein, with protein MVKPRIVSILYGWVTIFAVMLAASLILSLLLRFSSLGESTLSWTTLIVSIIALFAGGLMAGAKGKEKGWLLGGITGIGFTLFILLYQYLGYGTGFSLEQTFHHTGFLVSALFGGILGVNISGSEPDGSNS; from the coding sequence ATGGTGAAACCAAGAATTGTATCGATATTGTATGGGTGGGTTACCATTTTTGCCGTGATGCTTGCAGCGAGTCTCATTCTTTCTCTTTTGCTGCGTTTTTCATCGCTTGGAGAATCAACATTAAGTTGGACTACCCTAATTGTAAGTATCATTGCTTTATTTGCAGGTGGGTTGATGGCAGGGGCAAAAGGAAAGGAAAAAGGATGGTTGCTTGGAGGAATAACAGGGATTGGATTTACGCTCTTCATTTTGTTATATCAATATCTAGGTTATGGTACTGGTTTCTCTTTAGAACAGACATTCCATCATACAGGCTTCCTAGTTTCCGCATTATTTGGTGGGATTCTAGGTGTAAACATTTCTGGTAGTGAACCAGACGGCTCCAATTCCTAA
- the yajC gene encoding preprotein translocase subunit YajC → MSGTLMQLLPIIAMLAIFYFLLIRPQQKRQKQVRQMQAEMKKGDKVVTIGGFHAKIHALDEDTVVLINDEGTKLTYDRSAVREVVSID, encoded by the coding sequence ATGAGTGGAACTTTAATGCAATTGTTACCAATTATCGCGATGCTTGCGATTTTCTATTTTCTATTGATTCGACCACAACAGAAGAGACAGAAGCAAGTTAGACAGATGCAAGCGGAGATGAAAAAAGGGGACAAGGTTGTTACGATTGGTGGTTTTCATGCCAAAATTCATGCACTTGATGAAGATACGGTAGTGTTAATCAATGATGAAGGTACAAAACTTACATATGACCGTTCAGCTGTACGAGAGGTAGTAAGTATTGACTAA
- the tgt gene encoding tRNA guanosine(34) transglycosylase Tgt has translation MPITYEHIKTCKQTGARLGIVHTPHGSFETPIFMPVGTLATVKTMSPEELEEIGAKIILSNTYHLWLRPGEDIIQEAGGLHSFMNWDGAILTDSGGFQVFSLSDLRQIEEEGVHFRNHISGEKLFLSPEKAMHIQNALGSDIMMAFDECPPFPATHEYMKSSVERTSRWAERCLQAHQNPSKQGLFGIVQGGEYEDLRRLSAQDLTSLDFSGYAVGGLSVGEPKEVMNRVLEFTTPLLPHDKPRYLMGVGSPDSLIDGAIRGIDMFDCVLPTRIARNGTCMTSNGRLVVRNAKYARDFGPLDEKCDCHVCRNYSRAYIRHLVKSNETFGLRLTTYHNLYFLLKLMEQVREAIRNDRLGDFREEFFEQYGFNRPDAKNF, from the coding sequence ATGCCAATCACCTATGAACATATTAAAACGTGTAAACAAACAGGAGCTCGTCTAGGAATCGTTCATACTCCTCACGGCTCGTTTGAAACACCGATTTTCATGCCGGTTGGGACTTTAGCAACTGTGAAAACGATGAGTCCTGAAGAGCTAGAAGAAATCGGTGCGAAAATCATTCTTTCAAATACGTATCACCTCTGGCTACGTCCTGGAGAAGATATTATTCAGGAAGCAGGCGGATTGCATTCCTTTATGAATTGGGATGGAGCCATTTTGACGGATTCAGGTGGATTCCAAGTTTTTAGTCTTAGTGATTTAAGACAAATAGAAGAAGAAGGGGTTCATTTCCGAAACCATATAAGTGGGGAGAAATTGTTCTTATCCCCTGAAAAAGCAATGCATATCCAAAATGCCTTAGGATCAGACATAATGATGGCATTTGATGAGTGTCCGCCGTTCCCTGCAACCCATGAGTATATGAAAAGCTCTGTGGAGCGAACAAGCAGATGGGCGGAACGCTGTTTACAAGCTCATCAAAATCCCTCAAAACAAGGGTTGTTTGGAATTGTCCAAGGTGGGGAATATGAGGACTTGCGTCGTCTAAGTGCACAAGATCTAACATCTCTTGATTTTTCTGGTTATGCGGTAGGAGGTCTATCCGTAGGAGAACCAAAAGAAGTGATGAACCGCGTCTTAGAATTTACAACACCACTGCTTCCACATGATAAACCGAGGTACTTAATGGGAGTTGGTTCACCAGATTCGCTTATTGACGGAGCCATTCGTGGGATTGATATGTTTGACTGTGTGTTGCCAACTCGTATTGCGAGAAATGGAACTTGTATGACTTCTAACGGACGTTTAGTCGTAAGAAATGCGAAATATGCGCGAGATTTTGGACCTTTAGATGAGAAATGTGATTGCCATGTGTGTCGAAATTATTCGAGAGCGTATATTCGACATCTTGTAAAAAGTAATGAGACATTCGGTTTGAGACTTACTACTTACCATAATTTATATTTTCTGTTAAAATTGATGGAGCAAGTCCGTGAAGCAATACGAAACGATCGGCTTGGAGACTTTAGAGAAGAATTTTTTGAACAATATGGGTTTAACCGACCAGATGCAAAAAACTTCTAA